Proteins encoded by one window of Actinomycetota bacterium:
- a CDS encoding SigE family RNA polymerase sigma factor — protein sequence MGSQDRDAALVRLFNEEYGRVVRVAFLIVQDRHAAEELAQEAFVRVWRRWGAVRDPEAAAAFLRRTVVNLARSKIRRLVLERRVASEQRRSGVSEPDAAPRLDALRALRALPVRQRACVVLRYYEDMTEAETAAALGISVGTVKSQTHKALKRLATLLGGEQDDA from the coding sequence TTGGGTTCGCAGGATCGCGATGCGGCCCTCGTGCGGCTCTTCAACGAGGAGTACGGAAGGGTGGTGCGCGTGGCTTTCCTCATCGTCCAGGACAGGCACGCCGCCGAGGAGCTGGCCCAGGAGGCCTTCGTCAGGGTGTGGCGGCGGTGGGGAGCCGTACGTGATCCAGAGGCAGCGGCGGCCTTCCTGCGGCGCACGGTGGTGAACCTCGCCCGCTCGAAGATCCGGCGCCTGGTCCTGGAGCGGCGGGTGGCGTCGGAGCAGCGGCGTTCCGGCGTGAGCGAACCCGATGCCGCTCCAAGACTGGACGCGTTGAGGGCACTGCGCGCGCTCCCGGTCCGTCAGAGGGCGTGCGTCGTGCTCCGCTACTACGAGGACATGACGGAGGCGGAGACGGCGGCCGCTCTCGGGATCTCGGTGGGGACGGTCAAGAGCCAGACGCACAAGGCGCTCAAGCGGCTGGCAACGCTGCTCGGAGGTGAACAGGATGACGCTTGA
- a CDS encoding thiazole synthase → MRTETHVGTDPLVVAGRTFTSRLIGGTGKFASGPVMAAALEAAGCELVTVALRRVDLDAPQGQDILDHLDRDRMLVMPNTSGAETAEEAVRLARLARAAEIRDEHGRTWIKLEVTPDPRWLLPDPVETLRAAEVLVAEGFVVLPYIGADPVLARRLEEVGCATVMPLGSWIGSNKGLRSRDAVEIVVDQANVPVVVDAGLGAPSHAAEAMEIGCDAVLVNTAMATARDPVRIADAFRLAVDAGRLGYLAGLPSAGEARASSPLTGFLGDG, encoded by the coding sequence ATGCGCACCGAGACCCACGTTGGGACCGACCCCCTCGTCGTCGCCGGCCGGACGTTCACGTCGCGGCTGATCGGCGGCACCGGGAAGTTCGCGTCCGGACCCGTGATGGCCGCGGCCCTCGAGGCGGCCGGGTGTGAACTCGTCACGGTCGCCCTGCGGCGCGTGGACCTCGACGCGCCCCAGGGACAAGACATCCTCGACCACCTGGACCGCGACCGCATGCTCGTCATGCCGAACACGTCGGGAGCCGAGACGGCCGAGGAGGCGGTCCGGCTGGCTCGTCTCGCCAGAGCGGCCGAGATCCGCGACGAGCATGGGCGGACCTGGATCAAGCTCGAGGTCACGCCGGATCCCCGGTGGCTGCTGCCCGACCCGGTCGAGACCCTCCGGGCCGCGGAGGTCCTCGTCGCGGAGGGTTTCGTCGTGCTCCCGTACATCGGGGCCGACCCGGTTCTCGCCCGCCGTCTCGAAGAGGTCGGGTGCGCGACCGTGATGCCTCTCGGGTCCTGGATCGGGTCGAACAAGGGACTGCGCTCCCGGGACGCGGTGGAGATCGTGGTGGACCAGGCGAACGTACCGGTCGTGGTGGACGCCGGGCTGGGTGCGCCCTCGCACGCGGCCGAGGCGATGGAGATCGGGTGCGACGCGGTGCTCGTGAACACGGCCATGGCCACCGCCCGGGACCCGGTGAGGATCGCGGATGCCTTCCGGCTGGCCGTCGACGCCGGCCGGCTCGGGTACCTGGCCGGGCTCCCGTCCGCCGGCGAGGCGAGGGCGTCCTCCCCGCTGACGGGCTTCCTGGGGGACGGGTGA